A DNA window from Anastrepha obliqua isolate idAnaObli1 chromosome 5, idAnaObli1_1.0, whole genome shotgun sequence contains the following coding sequences:
- the LOC129247962 gene encoding centrosomal protein of 104 kDa isoform X1, with protein MAKKIPFNVVFASDEDPAFPASELNTHGPTVHGWRSAPHSSITPHDIVLRFHKPAKICRIQILAHQFLIPEKVELWLHYSPKGIPSTPSSQCFDFLGFVALSDNAATNYKSRELQSVSVNPRRGTHLKLRLSTAHCNDYNPDGQIALIAVNVLGEELDKNVVTVTLDGVPQADLLQAQLPATGNGSAATNNELSNAEIAGSAGAAVGIAEPALVSICDDLLFSMYVEESIAEIIREMEEKKLQAVGAERFEYARKLKLCMTALRAAGERLGRYALAKRQAVQQEDFTTAKLRKEQIEMYKALVLKHLLVKELLEANGLNASNDMACEVYASKPILPPAPSLQDVAQALAEAHYQTSTMSPKSTQDDRSSTDGCSSGGGAAISTISGTAQSNTNDNMPLQSNTTLRKSHDDIPVSPKLGKGRSPSRHSSPMSSRQGSLRRRNKSAPRNSYEDYEERAIPTLRHSNTNEFLRECQGTALLEADPNRGRSRLNDRERRQAALPILVFGNDMVEQFYSRQFQDREDGLISLRNFLKGMNPDQSKTNTNPNTNANSHSNCNSGSESTAGPNKVARSAALLLHRAVRDAVYSVFSQATETVRVLFLEYVPGRVSQSEVARCVDRLLPELLAKSGDPSARIHTLAQHTILSIAACPEVIEQHLVAPALSRSVSSGTHPRLALSRMQMLEQLVLSQGISTDKHSGLTCRALSECGCSGIHHPAEPVRKVAERILLLVYKVNPRLVRKQLPPDDDITRRNLLYRQLFTEFDKLDLERKKEMLEANKYSGHNNNEPTSPPSHRGRNDLEHLQQATGSGGGTGSGSDSRSSPYSYMYSTKSPDPQSSPMRRSETRILKSKSGHALGGTNGYASGGSASGGGNGNGASGAGVGSGLVGTFASCNGKQQYNEQLKRSMISASNSRKGSNSNSNSESLEEPPDLIHCPFCDWCCSSSDQSQLDRHYWKSCPFLTKCPQCSQVLEVAALNYHLTKECEAKDSYVMCERCTESVHKQLYDLHQMEDYCRELKTGAARCPLCHDDVHLPLDGGWKLHLLSSTGCPGNTRRRAKKSN; from the exons ATGAAGATCCGGCCTTTCCTGCCAGCGAACTCAACACCCACGGTCCGACAGTGCACGGGTGGCGTAGCGCTCCCCACAGCTCTATCACACCTCACGATATCGTACTGAGATTTCATAAACCAGCTAAAATATGTCGAATACAAATATTAGCACATCAGTTCCTCATAC cCGAGAAAGTCGAACTATGGTTGCACTACTCACCAAAAGGTATACCGAGCACTCCATCCTCGCAATGCTTCGACTTCCTAGGTTTTGTTGCGCTCTCCGACAACGCGGCCACCAACTACAAATCGCGTGAACTGCAGAGCGTTTCAGTGAACCCGCGACGCGGCACACATCTAAAGCTGCGCCTCAGCACCGCACACTGCAACGACTACAATCCTGATGGGCAAATTGCTTTGATTGCGGTCAATGTCTTGGGTGAGGAGTTAGATAAAAATGTTGTTACTGTAACGTTGGATGGTGTCCCACAAGCGGATCTACTACAGGCGCAGTTGCCCGCTACCGGCAATGGCTCAGCAGCAACGAACAATGAGTTGAGCAACGCTGAGATAGCTGGTTCAGCTGGCGCTGCTGTCGGCATCGCTGAACCAGCCTTAGTATCTATTTGCGATGATCTACTCTTTTCTATGTATGTCGAGGAATCCATAGCGGAGATCATACGCGAAATGGAGGAAAAGAAATTGCAAGCGGTTGGCGCTGAACGCTTTGAATATGCGCGCAAGCTAAAGTTGTGTATGACAGCGTTACGCGCCGCCGGCGAACGTTTGGGCCGTTACGCGCTAGCTAAGCGTCAAGCAGTGCAACAAGAGGATTTCACCACTGCAAAGTTGCGCAAAGAACAAATTGAAATGTACAAGGCGCTAGTGTTGAAGCATTTGTTGGTGAAGGAGTTGCTGGAAGCGAATGGTTTGAACGCCTCTAATGATATGGCGTGCGAAGTGTATGCCAGCAAACCGATATTACCACCAGCGCCAAGTCTACAGGATGTCGCACAAGCGCTGGCAGAAGCGCACTACCAAACGAGCACAATGAGTCCGAAGAGTACACAAGACGATCGTTCCTCAACCGATGGTTGCAGTTCGGGTGGTGGAGCGGCCATTTCAACAATATCTGGGACAGCACAAAGCAATACAAACGATAACATGCCACTACAATCAAATACGACCCTGCGCAAATCACATGACGACATACCGGTTTCGCCCAAGTTGGGCAAAGGTCGAAGCCCCAGTCGGCACAGTTCGCCTATGTCCAGTCGGCAAGGTTCCCTGCGTCGTAGGAACAAGAGTGCGCCACGTAATTCCTATGAAGACTATGAAGAGCGCGCTATACCGACGTTGAGGCA TTCAAAtactaatgaatttttaaggGAATGTCAAGGTACAGCTCTACTGGAGGCCGATCCTAACCGTGGGCGTTCGCGTTTAAACGATCGCGAACGTCGTCAGGCTGCACTACCGATCCTCGTATTCGGCAATGATATG GTTGAGCAATTCTATTCACGGCAATTCCAAGATCGCGAAGATGGTTTGATTAGCTTACGCAATTTTCTAAAAGGCATGAATCCTGACCAATCAAAAACGAACACGAACCCGAACACCAATGCTAATTCCCACTCCAACTGCAATTCGGGCAGTGAGAGTACGGCGGGACCCAATAAGGTGGCGCGTAGCGCTGCGTTGCTGCTCCATCGTGCTGTGCGCGATGCTGTCTACTCGGTCTTTAGCCAAGCCACCGAAACTGTTCGCGTTCTCTTTCTCGAATATGTGCCTGGACGTGTATCGCAGAGTGAAGTGGCGCGTTGTGTAGATCGTTTACTACCCGAACTTCTGGCTAAATCTGGCGATCCATCGGCGCGCATCCATACACTCGCCCAGCACACTATACTTAGTATAGCGGCTTGCCCCGAAGTGATTGAACAGCATCTGGTAGCGCCAGCACTCTCGCGCAGTGTCAGTTCCGGCACTCATCCACGGCTGGCGCTCAGTCGCATGCAAATGCTGGAGCAATTGGTACTCAGCCAAGGCATCAGCACGGACAAGCATAGTGGCCTTACGTGTCGTGCACTTTCCGAGTGTGGCTGCTCGGGCATACATCATCCGGCTGAGCCGGTGCGCAAGGTGGCCGAACGTATCTTATTGTTGGTGTATAAAGTGAATCCGCGTTTGGTGCGGAAGCAGTTGCCACCCGATGATGATATAACAAGGCGTAATCTGCTTTACCGCCAATTGTTCACCGAATTCGATAAGCTggatttggagcgtaaaaaagaaatgttggaagcaaataaatattcagGACACAACAACAATGAGCCTACATCGCCGCCTTCACATCGTGGCCGTAATGATTTGGAGCACTTACAGCAGGCTACTGGTAGCGGTGGTGGGACTGGCAGTGGCAGCGATAGCCGCAGCAGTCCTTACAGTTATATGTACAGCACAAAATCCCCAGATCCGCAATCAAGCCCCATGCGCCGTTCTGAGACGCGTATACTAAAGAGTAAAAGTGGTCATGCGCTTGGCGGCACAAATGGTTATGCAAGTGGTGGCAGTGCCAGTGGTGGAGGCAATGGAAATGGTGCTAGTGGTGCAGGTGTTGGTAGCGGTCTGGTAGGCACATTTGCTAGTTGCAATGGCAAGCAGCAATACAATGAGCAACTGAAGCGTTCAATGATATCTGCAAGTAACTCTAGAAAAGGCTCAAATTCTAACTCGAACTCGGAATCGCTGGAAGAACCGCCAGATTTGAT acACTGTCCATTTTGCGATTGGTGCTGTAGCAGCAGCGATCAATCACAGCTAGACCGGCATTACTGGAAGTCCTGTCCTTTTTTAACAAAGTGTCCTCAATGCAGTCAAGTGCTGGAGGTGGCCGCTTTGAATTATCATCTCACAA AGGAGTGCGAAGCAAAGGATAGCTATGTGATGTGTGAGCGCTGTACAGAATCGGTGCACAAGCAGCTGTATGATTTACATCAGATGGAGGACTACTGCCGAG aaTTGAAAACAGGCGCTGCTCGTTGCCCTCTATGCCACGATGACGTGCATCTGCCTTTGGATGGTGGTTGGAAATTACATTTACTAAGCTCGACAGGTTGTCCTGGCAACACTAGACGCCGCGCAAAGAAATCAAACTAA
- the LOC129247962 gene encoding centrosomal protein of 104 kDa isoform X2, with translation MAKKIPFNVVFASDEDPAFPASELNTHGPTVHGWRSAPHSSITPHDIVLRFHKPAKICRIQILAHQFLIPEKVELWLHYSPKGIPSTPSSQCFDFLGFVALSDNAATNYKSRELQSVSVNPRRGTHLKLRLSTAHCNDYNPDGQIALIAVNVLGEELDKNVVTVTLDGVPQADLLQAQLPATGNGSAATNNELSNAEIAGSAGAAVGIAEPALVSICDDLLFSMYVEESIAEIIREMEEKKLQAVGAERFEYARKLKLCMTALRAAGERLGRYALAKRQAVQQEDFTTAKLRKEQIEMYKALVLKHLLVKELLEANGLNASNDMACEVYASKPILPPAPSLQDVAQALAEAHYQTSTMSPKSTQDDRSSTDGCSSGGGAAISTISGTAQSNTNDNMPLQSNTTLRKSHDDIPVSPKLGKGRSPSRHSSPMSSRQGSLRRRNKSAPRNSYEDYEERAIPTLRQECQGTALLEADPNRGRSRLNDRERRQAALPILVFGNDMVEQFYSRQFQDREDGLISLRNFLKGMNPDQSKTNTNPNTNANSHSNCNSGSESTAGPNKVARSAALLLHRAVRDAVYSVFSQATETVRVLFLEYVPGRVSQSEVARCVDRLLPELLAKSGDPSARIHTLAQHTILSIAACPEVIEQHLVAPALSRSVSSGTHPRLALSRMQMLEQLVLSQGISTDKHSGLTCRALSECGCSGIHHPAEPVRKVAERILLLVYKVNPRLVRKQLPPDDDITRRNLLYRQLFTEFDKLDLERKKEMLEANKYSGHNNNEPTSPPSHRGRNDLEHLQQATGSGGGTGSGSDSRSSPYSYMYSTKSPDPQSSPMRRSETRILKSKSGHALGGTNGYASGGSASGGGNGNGASGAGVGSGLVGTFASCNGKQQYNEQLKRSMISASNSRKGSNSNSNSESLEEPPDLIHCPFCDWCCSSSDQSQLDRHYWKSCPFLTKCPQCSQVLEVAALNYHLTKECEAKDSYVMCERCTESVHKQLYDLHQMEDYCRELKTGAARCPLCHDDVHLPLDGGWKLHLLSSTGCPGNTRRRAKKSN, from the exons ATGAAGATCCGGCCTTTCCTGCCAGCGAACTCAACACCCACGGTCCGACAGTGCACGGGTGGCGTAGCGCTCCCCACAGCTCTATCACACCTCACGATATCGTACTGAGATTTCATAAACCAGCTAAAATATGTCGAATACAAATATTAGCACATCAGTTCCTCATAC cCGAGAAAGTCGAACTATGGTTGCACTACTCACCAAAAGGTATACCGAGCACTCCATCCTCGCAATGCTTCGACTTCCTAGGTTTTGTTGCGCTCTCCGACAACGCGGCCACCAACTACAAATCGCGTGAACTGCAGAGCGTTTCAGTGAACCCGCGACGCGGCACACATCTAAAGCTGCGCCTCAGCACCGCACACTGCAACGACTACAATCCTGATGGGCAAATTGCTTTGATTGCGGTCAATGTCTTGGGTGAGGAGTTAGATAAAAATGTTGTTACTGTAACGTTGGATGGTGTCCCACAAGCGGATCTACTACAGGCGCAGTTGCCCGCTACCGGCAATGGCTCAGCAGCAACGAACAATGAGTTGAGCAACGCTGAGATAGCTGGTTCAGCTGGCGCTGCTGTCGGCATCGCTGAACCAGCCTTAGTATCTATTTGCGATGATCTACTCTTTTCTATGTATGTCGAGGAATCCATAGCGGAGATCATACGCGAAATGGAGGAAAAGAAATTGCAAGCGGTTGGCGCTGAACGCTTTGAATATGCGCGCAAGCTAAAGTTGTGTATGACAGCGTTACGCGCCGCCGGCGAACGTTTGGGCCGTTACGCGCTAGCTAAGCGTCAAGCAGTGCAACAAGAGGATTTCACCACTGCAAAGTTGCGCAAAGAACAAATTGAAATGTACAAGGCGCTAGTGTTGAAGCATTTGTTGGTGAAGGAGTTGCTGGAAGCGAATGGTTTGAACGCCTCTAATGATATGGCGTGCGAAGTGTATGCCAGCAAACCGATATTACCACCAGCGCCAAGTCTACAGGATGTCGCACAAGCGCTGGCAGAAGCGCACTACCAAACGAGCACAATGAGTCCGAAGAGTACACAAGACGATCGTTCCTCAACCGATGGTTGCAGTTCGGGTGGTGGAGCGGCCATTTCAACAATATCTGGGACAGCACAAAGCAATACAAACGATAACATGCCACTACAATCAAATACGACCCTGCGCAAATCACATGACGACATACCGGTTTCGCCCAAGTTGGGCAAAGGTCGAAGCCCCAGTCGGCACAGTTCGCCTATGTCCAGTCGGCAAGGTTCCCTGCGTCGTAGGAACAAGAGTGCGCCACGTAATTCCTATGAAGACTATGAAGAGCGCGCTATACCGACGTTGAGGCA gGAATGTCAAGGTACAGCTCTACTGGAGGCCGATCCTAACCGTGGGCGTTCGCGTTTAAACGATCGCGAACGTCGTCAGGCTGCACTACCGATCCTCGTATTCGGCAATGATATG GTTGAGCAATTCTATTCACGGCAATTCCAAGATCGCGAAGATGGTTTGATTAGCTTACGCAATTTTCTAAAAGGCATGAATCCTGACCAATCAAAAACGAACACGAACCCGAACACCAATGCTAATTCCCACTCCAACTGCAATTCGGGCAGTGAGAGTACGGCGGGACCCAATAAGGTGGCGCGTAGCGCTGCGTTGCTGCTCCATCGTGCTGTGCGCGATGCTGTCTACTCGGTCTTTAGCCAAGCCACCGAAACTGTTCGCGTTCTCTTTCTCGAATATGTGCCTGGACGTGTATCGCAGAGTGAAGTGGCGCGTTGTGTAGATCGTTTACTACCCGAACTTCTGGCTAAATCTGGCGATCCATCGGCGCGCATCCATACACTCGCCCAGCACACTATACTTAGTATAGCGGCTTGCCCCGAAGTGATTGAACAGCATCTGGTAGCGCCAGCACTCTCGCGCAGTGTCAGTTCCGGCACTCATCCACGGCTGGCGCTCAGTCGCATGCAAATGCTGGAGCAATTGGTACTCAGCCAAGGCATCAGCACGGACAAGCATAGTGGCCTTACGTGTCGTGCACTTTCCGAGTGTGGCTGCTCGGGCATACATCATCCGGCTGAGCCGGTGCGCAAGGTGGCCGAACGTATCTTATTGTTGGTGTATAAAGTGAATCCGCGTTTGGTGCGGAAGCAGTTGCCACCCGATGATGATATAACAAGGCGTAATCTGCTTTACCGCCAATTGTTCACCGAATTCGATAAGCTggatttggagcgtaaaaaagaaatgttggaagcaaataaatattcagGACACAACAACAATGAGCCTACATCGCCGCCTTCACATCGTGGCCGTAATGATTTGGAGCACTTACAGCAGGCTACTGGTAGCGGTGGTGGGACTGGCAGTGGCAGCGATAGCCGCAGCAGTCCTTACAGTTATATGTACAGCACAAAATCCCCAGATCCGCAATCAAGCCCCATGCGCCGTTCTGAGACGCGTATACTAAAGAGTAAAAGTGGTCATGCGCTTGGCGGCACAAATGGTTATGCAAGTGGTGGCAGTGCCAGTGGTGGAGGCAATGGAAATGGTGCTAGTGGTGCAGGTGTTGGTAGCGGTCTGGTAGGCACATTTGCTAGTTGCAATGGCAAGCAGCAATACAATGAGCAACTGAAGCGTTCAATGATATCTGCAAGTAACTCTAGAAAAGGCTCAAATTCTAACTCGAACTCGGAATCGCTGGAAGAACCGCCAGATTTGAT acACTGTCCATTTTGCGATTGGTGCTGTAGCAGCAGCGATCAATCACAGCTAGACCGGCATTACTGGAAGTCCTGTCCTTTTTTAACAAAGTGTCCTCAATGCAGTCAAGTGCTGGAGGTGGCCGCTTTGAATTATCATCTCACAA AGGAGTGCGAAGCAAAGGATAGCTATGTGATGTGTGAGCGCTGTACAGAATCGGTGCACAAGCAGCTGTATGATTTACATCAGATGGAGGACTACTGCCGAG aaTTGAAAACAGGCGCTGCTCGTTGCCCTCTATGCCACGATGACGTGCATCTGCCTTTGGATGGTGGTTGGAAATTACATTTACTAAGCTCGACAGGTTGTCCTGGCAACACTAGACGCCGCGCAAAGAAATCAAACTAA
- the LOC129247703 gene encoding ethanolaminephosphotransferase 1 produces the protein MTFQQLLHYKYLTKEQLNGFDNYKYSARDTSPLSVYVMHPFWNWIVKFFPRWLAPNVMTFLGFLCTVLNFLLLSYYDWNFFASSGLPNTKPIPSWVWLCCAINIFLAYTLDGIDGKQARRIGLSGPLGELFDHGLDSYTAVLIPTCLYSIFGRSPVYSVAPIRMYYVCWMVFLNFYISHWEKYNTGVLYLPWGYDLSMWGSTAMYLLTWWFGFDFWQRALPLGITLGHMMEFVLHFSAMANTPMVAINVYNSYVQRTGKMRGFKEAIRPIWPLLSFIIIMLLWPIISPNDIMEKDPRIMFMLSGTIFSNVSCRLIVAQMSNTRCECFHYMTPIFLIFVGIGLWIPLLERPMLYMLFIVTTLTHWHYGTNVVNEMCEHFNRICFSVNMRERAVRNANATDSEDVRLRDMEKTD, from the exons ATGACGTTCCAACAATTGTTGCATTATAAATACCTAACGAAGGAGCAGCTCAATGGCTTTGATAATTACAAG TACAGCGCACGAGATACCTCTCCCCTCAGCGTTTATGTTATGCACCCATTCTGGAATTGGATTGTCAAG TTCTTTCCACGCTGGCTTGCCCCAAATGTTATGACTTTTCTTGGCTTCCTTTGTACGGTGTTGAATTTCCTGCTCCTATCCTATTATGATTGGAATTTCTTCGCAAGCTCTGGTCTACCAAACACCAAACCCATACCCTCATGGGTGTGGCTATGCTGTGCAATAAATATATTCTTAGCCTACacattggatggtattgatggGAAACAGGCGCGTCGTATTGGCTTGTCCGGCCCGCTGGGTGAACTCTTCGATCACGGGCTGGACTCTTATACAGCTGTGCTGATACCTACATGTCTGTATAGCATTTTCGGACGCAGTCCTGTTTACTCAGTGGCACCCATACGCATGTACTATGTATGTTGGATGGTGTTTTTGAATTTCTACATTTCTCACTGGGAAAAGTATAATACGGGCGTACTGTATCTACCATGGGGCTATGATTTGAGCATGTGGGGATCCACTGCTATGTATCTGTTGACGTGGTGGTTCGGTTTTGATTTTTGGCAACGCGCGCTACCATTGGGCATCACTTTGGGACATATGATGGAATTCGTTTTGCATTTTAGCGCGATGGCCAATACACCGATGGTGGCCATAAATGTATACAa CTCATATGTGCAGCGCACTGGCAAAATGCGTGGTTTCAAGGAAGCGATCCGACCAATATGGCCTCTCTTGTCGTTCATTATCATAATGCTGTTGTGGCCAATTATCTCGCCAAACGACATAATGGAAAAGGACCCACGCATAATGTTCATGCTGAGtggcacaattttttcgaaCGTTAGT TGTCGTCTGATCGTGGCGCAAATGTCCAATACACGCTGTGAATGCTTTCATTATATGACTCCCATTTTTCTGATCTTCGTTGGAATCGGCTTATGGATACCGCTGCTCGAACGCCCAATGCTCTATATGCTGTTCATCGTTACAACACTAACACATTGGCATTACGGCACAAACGTGGTAAATGAAATGTGCGAGCACTTCAATCGTATCTGCTTTAGTGTGAATATGCGCGAACGAGCGGTACGCAATGCCAATGCGACAGATAGTGAAGATGTGCGTTTGCGTGATATGGAGAAGACCGACTAA
- the LOC129247963 gene encoding uncharacterized protein LOC129247963 has translation MTIPSDKVTSAGAGAPTSGRAPFSIWLQIQSLLNSINHILIGLIALYFTALGRSLNFQNTAMHAFLTIIGFHVLMAEGLMSHYPVNFVTNRFSHRNKSKIHGVLQLVGGSLALLGTLGKISQKEVHFTTLHGKIGLAAAFMCFASITGGIVNYFQPKFVHKFYTPAEVKFRHNLFGMVTFTLGMFAIFLGYRTKFTYKHMDPEFIAALSLATVLVYIFTMIAPLRSILDKFKYRKQSRK, from the exons ATGACAATTCCTAGTGATAAAGTGACAAGTGCGGGTGCGGGTGCGCCGACGTCTGGAAGAGCGCCCTTCTCCATCTGGCTACAGATACAAAGTCTTCTGAATAGTATCAACCACATATTGATTGGACTCATTGCCCTCTATTTCACAGCATTGGGACGTAGTCTGAATTTCCAGAATACAGCTATGCATGCCTTCCTAACGATAATTGGG ttcCACGTATTAATGGCGGAAGGGCTCATGTCACATTATCCAGTCAACTTCGTAACGAATCGCTTCTCGCATCgcaacaaatcaaaaattcaTGGCGTCCTTCAATTGGTGGGCGGCTCACTTGCACTACTCGGCACTCTCGGTAAAATCTCGCAAAAGGAAGTGCATTTCACCACACTGCACGGCAAAATTG GTCTTGCCGCCGCATTTATGTGCTTTGCCAGTATAACCGGTGGCATAGTGAACTATTTTCAACCGAAATTCGTTCACAAATTTTATACCCCCGCTGAGGTTAAGTTTCGACATAATCTCTTTGGTATGGTCACATTTACGTTGGGTATGTTTGCGATTTTCCTCGGTTATCGCACGAAATTCACTTATAAACACATGGATCCTGAATTTATTGCTGCCCTAAGTTTAGCGACAGTTTTGGTTTATATCTTCACGATGATAGCACCGTTACGCTCAATTTTGGATAAATTCAAGTACAGAAAACAGAGTCGCAAATAA